A region from the Benincasa hispida cultivar B227 chromosome 8, ASM972705v1, whole genome shotgun sequence genome encodes:
- the LOC120082595 gene encoding gamma-soluble NSF attachment protein, with amino-acid sequence MSSSDPDKLMIKADKLTKLSMTRWSADWKGATVLYEQAANAYRVRNNHEKAKIAFEKASKGQEMLSSPWDAAKHMESAGALAKELGNLTEVADFYRRASELYILCGRSQPASDALSKGAHALEDGKPDEAITLYTDACTLLEEDGREQMAFDLYRDATSVFVKLEKYSDAAELLLRWGLAADKCNAVHSQGKAYLSAIIVYLYAHDFKQAEKCYNDCSQVDTFLRTDQYRAASKLISAYIEGDVEEIKRVAQSSTISHLDHVIIRLARKLPTGDVSALKTDATEEHGEPLDENDLT; translated from the exons ATGTCTAGTTCCGATCCGGACAAGCTAATGATCAAAGCCGATAAATT AACAAAACTCAGTATGACAAGATGGAGTGCTGATTGGAAAGGTGCTACTGTCCTCTATGAGCAGGCTG CGAATGCGTACAGGGTTCGAAATAACCATGAGAAAGCAAAGATTGCATTTGAAAAAGCTTCAAAAGGGCAAGAGATGCTCTCCTC ACCCTGGGATGCTGCTAAGCATATGGAATCTGCTGGTGCTCTCGCAAAGGAACTTGGTAACTTAACTGAAGTTGCTGACTTTTATAGAAGAGCATCAGAGTTGTATATTTTGTGTGGAAGATCTCAACCTGCATCTGATGCTTTATCAAAGGGTGCTCA TGCTTTGGAAGATGGCAAGCCAGATGAAGCTATTACATTATACACTGATGCCTGTACACTTCTGGAAGAGGATGGCAGAGAACAAATGGCCTTTGATTTATATCGTGATGCCACAAGTGTTTTTGTAAAATTAGAGAA ATATTCGGATGCTGCAGAATTGCTGTTACGATGGGGTTTGGCAGCCGATAAATGCAATGCCGTACACAGCCAAGGCAAG GCATATCTTAGTGCCATCATTGTTTACCTATACGCCCATGACTTCAAACAAGCTGAGAAGTGCTACAATGACTGTTCACA AGTTGATACTTTTTTGAGAACTGACCAATACCGTGCTGCTAGTAAGCTAATATCTGCTTATATCGAAGGTGATGTTGAGGAAATCAAGCGTGTGGCACAGTCAAGCACTATTTCTCATCTTGATCATGTG ATTATCAGGCTTGCTAGAAAACTGCCTACAGGTGATGTGAGTGCACTGAAGACCGATGCAACAGAAGAGCATGGAGAACCATTGGATGAAAATGACCTCACATGA